In Ignavibacteriales bacterium, the following proteins share a genomic window:
- a CDS encoding O-acetylhomoserine aminocarboxypropyltransferase/cysteine synthase: MSSNGKPSVRHFETLQLHAGQQADPTTHARAVPIYQTTSFTFDNADHAASLFALQQFGNIYTRIMNPTTAVFEERIAALEGGVGALAVSSGQAAEFLALSTIVQAGENIVSTSLLYGGTYNLFKVTLPRLGIDTKFVDGDDPADFEKLIDSKTKALYIETISNPRLKVPDFEAIAKVAHSHKIPLIVDNTFGAGGYLCRPFDHGADIIVHSATKWIGGHGTSIGGVIVDSGKFDWGNGNFPVFTQPSPGYHGLNFWETFGSKSPFGNIAFIIRARVEQLRDFGPCLSPFNSFLFIQGLETLSLRAERHSQNALALAQWLRKHPLIEWVTYPGLEDHPSHAIAKKYLYRGLYGGMLVFGIKGGLEAGRKFINNLKLASLLANVGDAKTLVIHPASTTHQQLNAKEQLESGTTPDLVRVSVGIEHIEDIIADFEQALNAVEVA, from the coding sequence ATGAGCAGCAACGGAAAACCCTCGGTACGTCACTTCGAGACTCTGCAACTCCATGCGGGGCAGCAGGCAGATCCCACAACACACGCGCGCGCCGTACCAATTTATCAAACCACGTCGTTCACGTTTGACAACGCGGACCATGCCGCGTCGTTGTTCGCGCTGCAGCAGTTCGGGAACATCTACACGCGTATCATGAACCCCACGACTGCAGTATTTGAAGAACGGATCGCCGCACTGGAGGGGGGTGTCGGAGCGCTTGCTGTCTCGTCGGGTCAGGCGGCTGAGTTTCTCGCGCTCTCGACGATCGTACAGGCAGGAGAAAACATCGTCTCAACAAGTCTTCTGTACGGCGGCACCTACAATCTCTTCAAGGTTACACTGCCTCGTTTGGGAATTGACACGAAGTTTGTCGATGGCGATGATCCGGCGGACTTCGAAAAACTCATCGATTCGAAAACAAAAGCTCTCTATATCGAAACGATCAGCAACCCACGTCTGAAGGTGCCGGATTTTGAAGCCATTGCGAAAGTGGCGCATAGTCATAAGATCCCGTTGATTGTCGACAACACATTCGGTGCAGGTGGATATCTTTGCCGCCCCTTCGACCACGGTGCGGATATCATCGTTCATTCGGCCACGAAATGGATTGGCGGGCACGGGACATCGATTGGCGGAGTGATTGTCGATTCTGGGAAATTCGACTGGGGGAACGGGAACTTTCCTGTCTTTACGCAACCCAGTCCTGGTTACCACGGCCTTAATTTCTGGGAAACGTTCGGCTCCAAAAGCCCCTTCGGAAATATCGCGTTCATCATCCGTGCGCGCGTAGAACAGCTCAGGGACTTCGGACCTTGCCTGAGTCCATTCAACTCATTCCTTTTCATCCAGGGACTCGAGACGCTCTCGCTGCGCGCCGAACGCCACAGCCAGAACGCGCTCGCGCTCGCGCAATGGCTGCGGAAACACCCGCTGATTGAGTGGGTGACGTACCCCGGTCTCGAGGATCATCCGTCGCATGCGATCGCCAAGAAATACCTGTATCGCGGCTTGTATGGCGGCATGCTTGTGTTCGGCATCAAGGGGGGACTCGAAGCGGGAAGGAAATTCATCAACAACCTGAAACTTGCGAGTTTGCTTGCGAATGTTGGTGACGCGAAGACATTGGTCATTCATCCCGCATCAACCACGCATCAGCAACTCAACGCGAAAGAGCAGCTTGAATCCGGCACGACTCCCGATCTCGTCCGGGTTTCTGTCGGGATCGAGCATATCGAAGACATCATTGCTGATTTCGAACAAGCGCTAAACGCGGTGGAAGTTGCCTAA